A segment of the Frankineae bacterium MT45 genome:
GAAGCCCAGTTCGTCGGCGGCGACGAAGAGTTCCTGCGCGTTGCGGTAGGTCTGCCCAAGATCGTCGCCGCGTCCCTGGACGTGAGTGAGGAAGCCCAGCCGGAAGCGGGGCCGGTCAAGCTGGTCCAGCTGGTCAAGCTGGTCCAGCTGGTCGGGGCGGTCAAGCCGGTCTGGCTGGCCAGGTCGGTCAAATGAGGTCATGGTTGCGTCTCCCTGTCGCGAATCACGCGACGCTGATGAGTACTGCTCCGAGAATGAGATCGAGCACCGCTGCGGCCCCACCGTCGGGCAGCTCGTCGCCGCGCCACCCGACGTGCTGGTCCGGACGGATGAGGACGTTCTCGGCCCCGTAGAGCTCGCGCACAGCGGGATCGTCCAGGTGCACGACGGTGAACGGGATCCCCCGCTGCGCGGTCTCGTGCTGGAACGCCGCCTCCACAACCCGGTCGGGCGAGAGGACGAGCAGCGCGAAGTTGCTGCCGATTCGGTCGTAGAGCGTTCCGCCGTAGGGGTCGATGACCCCGTCCGGTGCGCGGTGGCCAGGGCGCGGATCGTCCTCGTACCGGTCCGCTCTCCACTCCGGTTCCGTCGCTAGCTGACCCTCCTCGTACCAGATGACCGACGAGCGGTCATACCGCTCGTCGAAGGTCACTCCGGCGGCGTTCACGTGATCGGCGGCCAGGCGGGAAGAGATGCGAGCCCGTCGCGCAACCGCGTCGTCACTGAGGTCGGCGTCGTCGGGAACCCCGATCGCACGGACGTCGGCCAGCGCGAGCTGCGAACGCCGGGACCGGGCCAGCGCGAAGTCGCCGACCCGCCAGTTGTGCGGGCGCCGTTCCTGGTCATAGGAGTCGAGCAGCGCCTGGGGCGCGTGACCGGAGAGCACAGCGGCGAGCTTCCACCCGAGGTTCACCACGTCCCCGAAGCCCTCGCCCAGATTGCCACCGGGCGTCCGCACGTGTGCGGCGTCGCCGACGAGAATCACCCGATCCGATCGGAAGGTCTCAGCGATTCGAGTCGCGTGGTAGAACGTCGTCGCTGAGGCGATCTCCAGCTCGACGTCGAAGCCGAAGGCGGCCTGCGCGATCTCGATGAGCTCGGCGTTGCTCGGCTCGTACTCCAGCGGGTACGGCCCGGCGTAGACGCGCCACTCCCGGGTGCTCACCGCGGCCAGGAAGCCAGAGGCTCGATTGTTGAAGACGATGTTGGTACCGCTCGGCGCCGGGCCCACCCGATCGGAGATATCCCCGGTACGGACGATGAGTCGCAGCCGCTTCTCGTCGGCGTACTGCCCGTCCCTTTCGATGCCGGCCAGCCTCCGGACGCTACTGCTCCCTCCATCGGCACCGATGACATAGCGGGCCCGAAGACTGCGGGTTGCCGCGTGGTCGCCCTCATCCAGATCGGCGACGACCCCGTCCGTCTCCTGGCGCAGCGCGGTGAGTCGCCAGCCGCCGCTGACGCTGACACTGTGCCGGTCCAGGTGCTCGAGAAAGACCTGCTGAAGCGCCGACTGCGGACGCCGCAGTGCCTCCTCCGAGGAGTGCCGACCGCTCCCACTCCCGTGGAAGGACACACCGCTCGTCGGCAGCAGCTCATGACCAACCAAGGACGTGACGAGTCGGATCCCGCGGTTCCACTCAGGCGGGAACGTCCACTCATCGCGGATCTGCTGCAGCACGCCCCAGCGCCGGAAGTGCTCGACGACCCGCGGGGTGTGCCCCATCGCCCCGGCCCGGATCAGGGTGGCCGTGCGAGCCTGGTCGACCACGGCCACCTCGACCCCGCGCGCAGTCAACTCGATCGCCGCGGCGAGACCGACCGGGCCGGCCCCGACGATGAGAACGTCGACCTCAGCCGGCGGCGTCGCATGCGGGAAGTACACGGTGTGAACGTCGCGGCCACCGGTCGCTGCGTACTCGCTCATCTGCGGCTCAGCCCTGCGATCCGACGAGCTCACGGCTGTACCGGTTGGCCGGAATCGGAAGGCCGAGGTGACCGCGCAGCGTATCGGCCTCGTACTCGGTCCGGAAGAGGCCGCGCTGCTGCAGGATCGGGACGACGCCATCGACGAAGAAATTCAGTTCCTCGTCGGTGCGGAACGCCAGGTTGATGCCGTCAAAGGTCCCGGCCTTGAACCAGCTCTCGATCGTGTCGGCCACGGTCTGCGGCGACCCGACGAAGGGCGAGCGCTTGAAGTCCGACGCGGAGTCGACGACCTGGCGCAGCGTGAGGTTCTCCCGCCGAGCCCGCTCGATGATCTTGGTCGCCCCGGTCCGTCCGCCCCGCTCGGCCAGATGCGCGACGTCGGGGAACGGCCCGTCCGGGTCGTACTGGCTGAAGTCGTGGGCGCCGAAGCCGCGCCCAAGAAGGGCCAGGTTGCTCGCGAAGTCGTTGTCCTCCTCGAAGATCTCGCGCTCCCGGGCCCGGGCGCGTTCGTCGGTGGCCGCGACCACCGGGCCGCCATGGATGAAGATCTTGATGTGGTCGGGGTCCCGACCGGCCTCGGCCGTGCGGCGCTTGATATCGCTGTAGTACTCGCGGGCTTGCTCCAGCGAACCACCAGGGGCGTAGATCCCCTCGGCGACCTGAGCGGCCAGATTCCGCCCCTCCTCCGAGACGCCGGCCTGGAAGATGACCGGCTGTCCCTGCGGGGAACGCGAAAGGTTCAGCGGGCCGGCGACGCTGAAGTGCTCGCCGACGTGCTCGAGCGCGTGCAGCTTGGACGGGTCCAGGAAGACGCCGCGCTCGACATCAGCCGGGAAGGCGTCGTCCTCGTAGGAGTCCCAGAGACCGCGGATCACCTGCACCGACTCCAGAGCCCGTCCGTATCGGCTGGCGTAGTCGAGGTGTTCGTCCAGCCCGTAGTTCCGTGACGTCCCGGTGTCGAAGCTGGTGACGACGTTCCACCCGGCCCGGCCGCCGCTGATGTGGTCGAGGGAGGCGAAGCGCCGCGCCAGATTGAAGGGCGAGTTGTAGGTGGAGCTGGCGGTGCCGACCAGCCCGAT
Coding sequences within it:
- a CDS encoding FMN-dependent oxidoreductase, nitrilotriacetate monooxygenase family, whose product is MTAKLHLALHPYGVGGPGQHGLWKDPRVAKNASIDIRYYIKQAQTAEQALFDALFIVDSQFINSTYPSHYLNRLEPLTLLSAVAVHTNRIGLVGTASSTYNSPFNLARRFASLDHISGGRAGWNVVTSFDTGTSRNYGLDEHLDYASRYGRALESVQVIRGLWDSYEDDAFPADVERGVFLDPSKLHALEHVGEHFSVAGPLNLSRSPQGQPVIFQAGVSEEGRNLAAQVAEGIYAPGGSLEQAREYYSDIKRRTAEAGRDPDHIKIFIHGGPVVAATDERARAREREIFEEDNDFASNLALLGRGFGAHDFSQYDPDGPFPDVAHLAERGGRTGATKIIERARRENLTLRQVVDSASDFKRSPFVGSPQTVADTIESWFKAGTFDGINLAFRTDEELNFFVDGVVPILQQRGLFRTEYEADTLRGHLGLPIPANRYSRELVGSQG
- a CDS encoding 2-polyprenyl-6-methoxyphenol hydroxylase: MSEYAATGGRDVHTVYFPHATPPAEVDVLIVGAGPVGLAAAIELTARGVEVAVVDQARTATLIRAGAMGHTPRVVEHFRRWGVLQQIRDEWTFPPEWNRGIRLVTSLVGHELLPTSGVSFHGSGSGRHSSEEALRRPQSALQQVFLEHLDRHSVSVSGGWRLTALRQETDGVVADLDEGDHAATRSLRARYVIGADGGSSSVRRLAGIERDGQYADEKRLRLIVRTGDISDRVGPAPSGTNIVFNNRASGFLAAVSTREWRVYAGPYPLEYEPSNAELIEIAQAAFGFDVELEIASATTFYHATRIAETFRSDRVILVGDAAHVRTPGGNLGEGFGDVVNLGWKLAAVLSGHAPQALLDSYDQERRPHNWRVGDFALARSRRSQLALADVRAIGVPDDADLSDDAVARRARISSRLAADHVNAAGVTFDERYDRSSVIWYEEGQLATEPEWRADRYEDDPRPGHRAPDGVIDPYGGTLYDRIGSNFALLVLSPDRVVEAAFQHETAQRGIPFTVVHLDDPAVRELYGAENVLIRPDQHVGWRGDELPDGGAAAVLDLILGAVLISVA